In a genomic window of Flammeovirga agarivorans:
- a CDS encoding D-alanine--D-alanine ligase family protein, protein MMKVGIFFGGISREREISFAGGRTVYDNLDKHLFEPVPIFVDSLGNFIHLEWSYVYKGTVRDFYPPVQSIPEELSGFQMYVESLGKLTESEASEMASKVGRKVNPSDFSDLFDFAFLALHGPFGEDGNLQGLLEWYGIPYSGAGVLSSAIGIDKITQKKLFKDLGLTTPDYEVIETKDLEDDIIETTYKNLKASLGMPLVVKAPRQGSSLGVSIVKEDNLEAFKHAAKKSLFIEEVSQSDWVSLSDDDKIRFVHDFVDVRLGIGLPVYVNGQEDHIIYNPKELYDHLSSSFDKEGLESVSYQSLDAEERLLIEQHVKGREFSCIVVEDEDGTPLALPPTEIVRGNEGVFDYRSKYLPGMSRKVTPIDLPLEKVREIQSDCEDLYKKLQFDVYARIDGFVTEDGTVYLNDPNTTSGMMPSSFFFHQAAEIGLNPSQFLTFIIRTSLACRIRSGKNTVVTKPLLRTLDQQISHSNSLQQESLKVGVIMGGYSSERHISVESGRNIYEKLASSHKYEAIPIFLTGDHDNHELYELPVNIMLKDNADDIKLKVNQALAGEKNAILTEAIEKAKPITNKYAAGACFDPKPLNYDTLKERVDAVFIALHGRPGEDGAVQKHLNEKHIPYNGSDVDSSEITIDKYVTTEILGKKDIFVAEHMLLEKSIWQEDAKAAIDQVESRFKFPLIAKPADDGCSSAVMMIKKREQLENFALAMFRSEEEVSEELRLKLDLDKNEEFPSKQRILIEELISAKDADHFLEITGGMLTKWHEDGTRSYEVFEPSEALASGEILSLEEKFLAGEGQNITPPRFSTNPEEQKWVSDAVRKDLEKVAKTLNVQGYCRIDAFVRIWKEEKKVETIVIEVNSLPGMTPATCIFHQAAINGYKPFDFIDSILDYGIKRTEANLSK, encoded by the coding sequence ATGATGAAAGTAGGGATTTTTTTTGGAGGTATTTCGCGAGAACGTGAAATCTCCTTTGCAGGTGGTAGAACAGTGTATGATAACCTAGATAAGCACTTGTTTGAGCCCGTACCAATATTTGTAGATAGTTTAGGCAACTTCATTCATTTGGAGTGGTCATATGTATATAAAGGAACAGTAAGAGATTTTTATCCCCCAGTACAAAGTATTCCTGAAGAATTATCAGGTTTCCAGATGTATGTAGAATCTCTTGGTAAACTTACAGAAAGTGAGGCTTCTGAAATGGCCTCAAAAGTGGGCCGAAAAGTAAACCCAAGTGACTTTTCTGATTTATTTGACTTTGCCTTTTTAGCACTTCATGGTCCATTTGGTGAAGATGGAAACTTACAAGGTTTATTGGAGTGGTATGGTATTCCTTACTCAGGAGCAGGGGTTCTTTCTTCTGCGATCGGTATTGATAAAATTACTCAGAAGAAATTATTTAAAGACTTAGGTTTAACCACTCCAGATTATGAAGTGATTGAGACTAAGGATTTAGAAGACGATATTATTGAAACTACTTACAAAAACTTAAAAGCCTCTTTAGGTATGCCTTTAGTGGTGAAAGCACCTCGTCAGGGGTCTTCATTAGGCGTAAGTATTGTAAAAGAAGATAATCTTGAGGCATTTAAGCATGCTGCAAAAAAATCATTATTTATTGAGGAAGTAAGCCAATCAGATTGGGTATCACTTTCTGATGATGATAAGATACGTTTTGTACATGATTTTGTAGATGTGAGATTAGGTATTGGACTTCCTGTGTATGTAAATGGACAAGAAGATCATATCATCTATAATCCAAAAGAACTATACGATCACCTATCATCATCTTTTGATAAAGAAGGTTTAGAGTCTGTAAGTTATCAGTCATTAGACGCGGAAGAGCGTTTACTTATCGAACAACATGTAAAAGGTAGAGAGTTTTCATGTATCGTTGTTGAAGACGAAGATGGAACTCCACTAGCATTGCCGCCTACGGAAATTGTTAGAGGTAATGAAGGTGTATTTGATTACCGTTCTAAGTACCTTCCTGGTATGAGTAGAAAGGTGACACCTATTGATCTGCCATTAGAAAAAGTACGCGAAATTCAATCAGATTGTGAGGATTTATATAAGAAATTACAGTTTGATGTATATGCTCGTATCGATGGTTTTGTGACAGAAGACGGGACAGTTTATCTAAATGACCCGAATACTACTTCTGGAATGATGCCTTCTTCATTCTTTTTCCATCAGGCAGCCGAAATAGGATTGAACCCTTCTCAGTTCTTAACTTTCATCATAAGAACATCTTTGGCTTGTCGTATCAGATCAGGAAAGAATACAGTTGTTACAAAACCACTATTAAGAACACTAGATCAACAAATATCTCATTCTAATTCACTTCAACAGGAGTCTCTGAAAGTTGGTGTTATTATGGGAGGTTATTCTTCAGAACGCCATATTTCTGTTGAATCTGGTCGTAATATCTATGAAAAATTAGCATCATCACATAAGTATGAAGCTATTCCTATATTTCTGACTGGTGATCATGATAACCACGAGTTGTATGAATTGCCAGTTAATATCATGTTGAAGGACAATGCTGATGATATTAAATTAAAAGTAAATCAAGCTTTAGCAGGTGAGAAGAATGCTATTCTAACGGAAGCTATTGAAAAGGCGAAACCTATTACAAATAAGTATGCTGCAGGAGCTTGTTTTGATCCTAAACCTTTAAATTATGATACGCTAAAAGAGCGTGTTGATGCAGTATTTATTGCGTTACATGGTCGACCTGGCGAAGATGGTGCGGTACAGAAACATCTTAATGAAAAGCATATTCCATATAATGGTTCTGATGTTGATAGTTCAGAAATTACAATTGATAAATATGTAACAACAGAGATTCTAGGTAAGAAAGATATTTTTGTCGCTGAACATATGTTGTTAGAAAAATCTATCTGGCAAGAAGATGCAAAAGCAGCTATAGACCAGGTAGAAAGTCGTTTTAAATTTCCTCTTATTGCAAAACCTGCCGATGACGGATGTTCTTCTGCAGTAATGATGATTAAGAAGAGAGAACAGTTGGAAAACTTTGCCCTAGCGATGTTTAGATCTGAAGAAGAGGTAAGTGAAGAACTTCGCCTTAAATTGGATTTAGATAAAAACGAAGAATTTCCAAGTAAACAACGCATCCTGATTGAAGAATTGATTAGTGCAAAAGATGCAGATCATTTCCTTGAGATTACAGGAGGTATGTTAACAAAGTGGCATGAAGATGGCACTCGTTCATATGAAGTTTTCGAACCATCAGAAGCATTAGCTAGTGGAGAGATCTTATCTCTTGAAGAAAAGTTTTTGGCAGGGGAAGGTCAAAATATAACACCTCCTCGTTTCTCTACGAATCCAGAAGAACAAAAATGGGTTTCTGATGCAGTAAGAAAGGATTTAGAAAAAGTAGCTAAAACATTAAATGTACAAGGGTATTGTAGAATTGATGCTTTTGTGAGAATTTGGAAAGAAGAGAAAAAGGTAGAAACTATTGTAATTGAAGTGAATTCACTTCCAGGTATGACACCTGCTACTTGTATTTTCCATCAGGCAGCAATTAATGGATATAAGCCTTTTGATTTTATTGATAGTATCTTAGATTACGGAATTAAACGAACTGAAGCTAATCTTAGCAAATAA
- a CDS encoding PASTA domain-containing protein, with translation MDKDKIKKIVFGDSPLSLLINLVLIAVAFVVILFLFFQVYLPSSTKHAETVTVPKVDSMSLVDATKRLEAAGLRVAVFDSAPVNYDAGLPYLTVLAATPKAGEKVKDNRKIYLTVNPAQPEAITLDDLLTSSLKNAAEVLKTKGITPGKVTRVPDRYEGILEVRYRGTMIQKYDKKRGKKILTKNKVHRGGKVDIVVGDGLGKQDTEVPNLVGMSEGDAEFALFGQGLGKGRVQYIPYDTIPGVVVKQYPSAEKDEEGKYPRIRFGRTIDLWVSEFTGKQ, from the coding sequence ATGGATAAAGACAAGATTAAAAAAATCGTTTTTGGAGACTCTCCTTTATCACTTTTAATAAACTTAGTTTTAATAGCTGTTGCTTTTGTTGTTATACTATTTTTATTCTTTCAGGTGTACTTGCCTTCTTCAACAAAGCATGCAGAGACGGTTACTGTACCTAAAGTAGATAGTATGTCATTAGTAGATGCTACAAAGCGTTTAGAGGCAGCAGGTTTACGAGTAGCTGTTTTTGATTCTGCTCCTGTGAATTATGATGCAGGATTACCTTACTTAACAGTTTTAGCTGCTACACCTAAGGCAGGTGAAAAGGTGAAAGATAACCGTAAAATCTATCTTACTGTTAACCCAGCTCAACCAGAAGCAATTACTTTAGATGACCTTTTAACTTCTTCGTTGAAAAATGCAGCTGAGGTGTTAAAGACGAAGGGAATTACTCCTGGTAAAGTAACTCGAGTGCCAGATCGTTATGAAGGTATTCTTGAGGTGCGTTACAGAGGAACAATGATTCAGAAGTACGATAAAAAGAGAGGTAAGAAAATTCTTACCAAAAATAAAGTACATAGAGGAGGAAAAGTTGACATTGTTGTTGGTGATGGCCTTGGTAAACAAGATACTGAAGTTCCTAATTTAGTAGGAATGTCAGAAGGTGATGCTGAGTTTGCTCTGTTTGGTCAAGGCTTAGGGAAAGGTAGAGTGCAATATATCCCATATGATACTATTCCAGGTGTTGTAGTGAAACAATATCCTTCAGCAGAGAAAGATGAAGAAGGTAAATATCCTAGAATTAGATTTGGTCGAACGATAGATCTTTGGGTGTCTGAATTTACAGGCAAACAATAA
- a CDS encoding leucine-rich repeat domain-containing protein, whose product MKIFIKVAIIPIILTLFAFHPLNNDPQSFLERGVEQFNNENYLEAISSFTMAVSIQDDLGSAYYHRGLAKSQLGKKMGYYNPNFCLDFIAAIDNEYYDAIEAAYTLGRNEAVRIDHINSPNEEIYNIDMSNQGVASISQQYHQYPHLIALNLSHNNISELENITGNNSYLLSLDIGHNELRHIPSSIQNCTYLYDLNLSHNNIKSLPDQITTLSHLAYLNLRGNRLHSLPKNIQQLKSLKVLDLSLNQFKKLPKDISQLKGLDVLVLSGNPISKSDIKKLKLELHDTQIIFDM is encoded by the coding sequence ATGAAGATTTTCATAAAAGTCGCAATTATCCCAATAATACTTACCCTCTTTGCCTTTCACCCCTTAAATAATGATCCTCAGTCATTTTTAGAAAGAGGTGTTGAACAATTCAATAATGAAAATTATTTAGAGGCCATTTCCAGTTTTACAATGGCTGTTAGTATTCAAGATGATCTTGGATCAGCATATTATCATAGAGGGCTTGCTAAAAGTCAACTGGGTAAAAAAATGGGGTATTATAACCCTAATTTCTGCCTAGATTTTATTGCTGCCATTGATAATGAATATTATGATGCGATCGAGGCTGCATACACTTTAGGGCGCAATGAAGCAGTTCGTATTGACCATATAAATTCACCCAATGAGGAGATATACAACATCGACATGTCAAATCAAGGTGTTGCAAGTATTTCTCAACAATATCATCAATATCCTCACCTCATTGCATTAAATCTGAGCCATAATAACATTTCTGAGCTAGAAAATATTACAGGGAATAATTCATATTTACTCTCCCTAGATATAGGTCACAATGAATTACGACATATCCCTTCATCTATACAAAACTGTACATATTTGTACGACTTGAACTTGAGCCATAACAATATTAAATCACTACCTGATCAGATTACAACATTATCTCATTTAGCCTATCTAAATTTGAGGGGGAATAGATTGCACAGTTTGCCTAAAAATATTCAGCAACTTAAATCTTTAAAAGTGCTTGATTTATCATTAAATCAATTCAAGAAGCTACCTAAAGATATTAGTCAATTAAAAGGGTTGGATGTTTTGGTTTTATCTGGTAACCCAATCAGTAAAAGTGATATTAAGAAACTCAAACTTGAGTTACATGATACTCAAATCATTTTTGATATGTAA
- the cdaA gene encoding diadenylate cyclase CdaA, translated as MLLFSVGFLEINFVDFLDILLVSVLLFHMYKLIKGSVALKIFVGGLSIYLTYLVVKATDMELLSEILSQFIDVGVIAAFILFQQEIRKFLLIIGKSTDFKNFPLFQLFKTKSKETEIDLDIPSIIDAMKDMSGTNTGALIVISKDDALQFYAETGDYVDAKISKRLLLSIFFKNSPMHDGACLIYKNRIQAARCILPVSENPNIPATMGLRHRAGIGMTENTNCIVLIVSEETGQMSFIQGGVIDHNISAIELRGKIRNYMLDDEENNSPKS; from the coding sequence ATGTTATTATTCAGCGTTGGCTTTTTAGAAATCAATTTTGTGGACTTCCTCGATATCCTATTGGTATCGGTGTTGTTGTTTCACATGTATAAATTGATAAAAGGCAGTGTTGCTTTAAAAATATTTGTTGGTGGACTTTCAATTTACCTCACTTATTTAGTGGTAAAAGCCACTGACATGGAATTACTATCTGAGATTCTAAGTCAGTTTATTGATGTTGGGGTAATTGCAGCTTTCATCCTTTTCCAACAGGAAATACGAAAGTTCTTACTCATCATTGGAAAGTCTACTGATTTCAAAAACTTCCCTTTGTTTCAACTCTTCAAAACCAAGAGTAAAGAAACTGAAATTGATTTAGACATCCCTTCTATCATTGATGCAATGAAAGACATGAGTGGTACCAATACAGGTGCACTTATTGTTATTTCTAAAGATGATGCTTTACAGTTCTATGCTGAAACTGGAGATTATGTCGATGCAAAAATTTCAAAGAGACTTCTATTATCCATCTTTTTCAAAAATAGCCCCATGCATGATGGTGCTTGTTTGATCTACAAAAATAGAATCCAAGCGGCAAGATGTATCCTTCCTGTTTCTGAAAACCCTAACATTCCTGCAACCATGGGTCTTAGACATAGAGCAGGTATTGGTATGACGGAAAATACCAACTGTATAGTATTAATTGTTTCAGAAGAAACTGGACAGATGTCATTTATCCAAGGTGGTGTTATTGACCACAATATCTCTGCTATTGAACTAAGAGGAAAAATCAGAAATTATATGCTTGATGATGAAGAGAATAATTCTCCGAAATCATAG
- the folP gene encoding dihydropteroate synthase: MMKTSPLSIKISGNLLELTTPKVMGIINATPDSFYTHSRKVYIEDAVAQADQMLKDGATFLDIGGYSSRPGADHVSTFEELERVIPIIESIKEKYPQAIISIDTFRSEVAEKSIQAGASIINDISGGSLDDKMFDTVKKLNVPYILMHMRGNPQTMQQLTDYPSGVTHEVIRHFAEKKNEFLKDGGSDLILDPGFGFAKTLEQNYELLHELDLLQSLECPLLIGVSRKSMITKKLNITPQDALNGTTVINTVAIQKGANILRVHDVKQAVECVKLLS; the protein is encoded by the coding sequence ATGATGAAAACATCCCCCCTTTCAATTAAAATTTCTGGAAATCTTTTAGAATTAACTACTCCTAAAGTCATGGGTATCATAAATGCTACTCCTGATTCATTTTATACACATAGTAGAAAAGTTTATATCGAAGATGCAGTTGCACAAGCAGACCAAATGTTGAAAGATGGTGCCACTTTTCTAGATATCGGTGGTTACTCTTCAAGACCTGGTGCAGACCATGTATCTACTTTTGAGGAATTAGAAAGAGTAATTCCAATTATCGAATCGATTAAGGAGAAATATCCTCAAGCTATTATCTCTATTGATACATTTAGAAGTGAAGTAGCAGAAAAAAGTATTCAGGCGGGTGCTAGTATTATTAATGATATATCTGGAGGAAGTTTAGATGACAAAATGTTTGATACAGTCAAAAAACTAAATGTTCCTTATATCTTGATGCATATGAGAGGAAACCCTCAAACGATGCAGCAACTCACTGATTACCCAAGTGGGGTTACACACGAGGTCATTCGACATTTTGCAGAAAAGAAAAATGAATTTCTTAAAGATGGAGGTAGTGATTTAATATTAGACCCTGGTTTTGGTTTCGCTAAAACACTTGAGCAAAATTATGAGTTACTGCATGAGTTAGACCTTTTACAGTCTTTAGAATGCCCACTTCTTATTGGAGTATCTCGTAAATCCATGATTACCAAAAAGTTAAACATCACTCCGCAAGATGCTCTAAATGGAACAACTGTCATTAATACTGTTGCAATTCAGAAAGGAGCTAACATTCTAAGAGTACATGATGTAAAACAAGCTGTAGAATGTGTAAAACTTCTCTCGTAA
- a CDS encoding DUF1599 domain-containing protein, protein MAEKTEQEFKAVISKCRSLFEKKTIDYGTAWRILRLSSITDQIYIKAMRIRSIQEKGTQKIDEDILDEFVAIINYCLMALTQLELLEDERMELSAEEVMKYYDKHANETMNLMFNKNHDYGEAWRMMRVSSITDIILMKLLRVKQIEGNEGKTIVSEGVDANYQDMINYSIFALILSGFVSE, encoded by the coding sequence ATGGCAGAGAAGACAGAACAAGAATTTAAGGCAGTGATTTCAAAATGTAGATCACTATTTGAAAAGAAAACGATTGATTACGGTACAGCTTGGAGAATATTACGATTATCTTCCATTACAGATCAAATCTATATCAAAGCAATGCGTATCCGCTCAATTCAAGAGAAAGGAACGCAAAAAATTGATGAAGATATTCTTGATGAATTCGTAGCGATTATCAATTATTGTTTGATGGCTTTAACTCAGCTAGAATTACTTGAAGACGAAAGAATGGAGTTGTCGGCAGAAGAAGTAATGAAGTATTACGATAAGCATGCTAACGAAACCATGAACTTAATGTTCAACAAGAACCATGATTATGGTGAAGCTTGGAGAATGATGAGAGTATCTAGTATCACTGATATTATTCTTATGAAATTACTTCGAGTGAAACAAATTGAAGGAAACGAAGGGAAAACTATTGTGTCTGAAGGAGTAGATGCTAATTATCAGGATATGATTAACTATTCGATATTTGCCTTGATTCTATCAGGTTTTGTATCAGAATAA
- a CDS encoding BT_3928 family protein, giving the protein MRVLQRIFAILVGLVFMVSGFVKIDDPMGTAIKFEEYFHVFADDMAGTIGFMEVFFNEMAHWSLILSVLFSSFEFILGVALVVNYKPRLMQKATLALLVFFGFLTFYSAYFDKVTDCGCFGDAIKFSPWGSFTKDIILLVLLLVAMVLTPKKKASQFGTYGGDRNYTKDKSNPMQVLMVWLSVFFSFGLCYYALEHLPPIDFRPYQIGANIEEMMKPQAPCVNVYYMEKDGEEKVFETYPTDPAWKFKRMEILNEDECKPLIPDYYVSNENGDDLTEITTTGTKLLIIVQNVSKINFEVMEPINKLIADVSMKDVKAVTITSDASDFEKFRHDVQLATPYYYADATVLKAMIRSNPGVILVKDGTILGKWHYNDTPTVEELTTLID; this is encoded by the coding sequence ATGAGAGTTTTACAGAGAATTTTTGCCATACTTGTGGGATTAGTATTCATGGTGTCTGGATTTGTGAAAATCGACGACCCTATGGGGACTGCAATAAAATTTGAAGAATATTTCCATGTATTTGCAGATGATATGGCCGGAACAATAGGCTTTATGGAAGTGTTTTTCAATGAAATGGCACATTGGTCTTTGATATTGTCAGTACTTTTCTCGTCATTTGAATTTATCTTAGGTGTTGCTCTAGTTGTAAATTATAAACCTAGATTAATGCAGAAGGCTACATTAGCACTTTTAGTATTTTTCGGGTTCTTAACTTTTTATTCTGCATACTTTGATAAAGTAACAGATTGTGGATGCTTTGGAGATGCTATCAAATTCTCTCCTTGGGGATCTTTTACCAAAGACATCATTTTATTGGTGTTGCTTTTAGTGGCGATGGTTCTGACACCAAAAAAGAAAGCCTCTCAGTTTGGAACTTATGGAGGAGATAGAAATTATACAAAAGACAAATCAAACCCAATGCAAGTATTAATGGTATGGTTGTCTGTTTTCTTCTCTTTTGGTCTATGTTATTATGCTTTGGAACACTTGCCTCCAATAGACTTCAGACCATATCAGATAGGTGCAAATATTGAAGAAATGATGAAACCTCAAGCTCCATGTGTCAATGTTTATTACATGGAAAAAGATGGAGAGGAGAAGGTTTTTGAAACATATCCAACAGATCCTGCATGGAAATTTAAGAGGATGGAAATCTTAAATGAAGATGAGTGCAAACCACTTATTCCGGATTATTATGTTTCCAATGAAAATGGAGATGATCTGACAGAAATCACAACAACAGGAACAAAGTTGTTGATAATTGTACAGAATGTATCTAAAATTAATTTTGAGGTGATGGAACCTATCAATAAATTAATTGCAGATGTTTCTATGAAAGATGTAAAAGCAGTTACGATAACAAGTGATGCTTCAGATTTTGAGAAATTCAGACATGATGTACAACTTGCTACTCCTTATTATTATGCAGATGCAACTGTCCTTAAAGCTATGATCCGCTCTAACCCAGGGGTGATCTTAGTAAAAGATGGTACAATTTTAGGAAAATGGCATTATAATGATACTCCAACTGTGGAGGAATTAACTACTCTTATTGATTAA
- a CDS encoding ABC transporter permease: MLQFIINRFLYGLLVIWGVITVVFMLFHALPGDPVDLMSGQHADLETRELIRHELGLDKPLIVQYGRYLSDLSIISIEENTEKAAKKYHYFKVIGGENYCLVFKPPYLRKSFQTNKRVDDILLESLPGTFWLSLAAILIASILGVFLGVVAALNYGQKIDHFIISGSVVFISMPSFVLAILMAMIFGYYLSDITHLSMTGSLWVNDPIYGRQLHLENIILPAITLATRPLAIIVQLTRSSMLDVMSQDYVRTAKAKGAGFVRVVTVHTLRNALNPVITAVSGWLATMLAGAFFIEYIFKWKGLGFKTIQAVEYLDLPVVMGSTIFIAFGFVVVNIFVDILYAVLDPKIRLT; encoded by the coding sequence GTGCTTCAATTTATAATAAATAGATTCTTATACGGATTATTGGTAATCTGGGGTGTGATCACAGTAGTGTTCATGCTTTTTCATGCCCTTCCTGGCGATCCTGTAGACCTTATGTCCGGTCAGCATGCTGATTTAGAGACAAGAGAGCTTATCCGTCATGAATTAGGACTAGATAAACCGTTGATCGTTCAATATGGTAGATACTTAAGTGATTTATCCATTATTTCAATTGAAGAAAACACAGAAAAAGCCGCTAAAAAATATCATTACTTCAAAGTGATTGGAGGAGAAAACTATTGCTTAGTTTTTAAGCCACCCTATCTTAGAAAGTCGTTTCAAACAAATAAGAGGGTAGATGATATTCTTCTTGAAAGCCTCCCTGGTACATTTTGGCTGTCGTTGGCTGCAATCTTAATTGCTTCTATATTGGGTGTGTTTTTAGGAGTGGTGGCAGCATTAAACTATGGACAGAAAATAGACCATTTTATTATTAGTGGTTCTGTAGTATTTATATCCATGCCGTCTTTCGTGTTAGCTATTCTAATGGCAATGATATTCGGTTATTATTTATCTGATATCACTCATTTGAGTATGACAGGATCATTATGGGTAAATGACCCTATTTATGGACGACAACTTCATCTGGAGAATATTATCTTACCTGCCATTACCCTCGCTACAAGACCTTTAGCAATCATTGTACAATTGACAAGAAGTTCTATGCTAGATGTGATGTCTCAGGATTATGTGAGAACAGCAAAAGCTAAAGGAGCTGGGTTTGTAAGAGTCGTAACTGTACATACATTAAGAAATGCCTTAAATCCTGTAATCACAGCAGTTTCAGGTTGGCTAGCGACGATGTTAGCAGGTGCATTTTTTATTGAATATATTTTCAAGTGGAAAGGATTAGGTTTTAAAACGATTCAGGCGGTAGAGTATTTAGATCTTCCAGTAGTAATGGGATCTACAATATTTATCGCATTTGGTTTTGTTGTTGTTAATATCTTCGTGGATATTTTGTATGCTGTCCTAGATCCTAAAATTAGACTGACTTAG
- a CDS encoding shikimate kinase produces the protein MRIYLVGMPGSGKSTLAKELSELISLPFYDMDSEIEIREEAPIPTIFELNGEDYFRKVEQKVVQEFKPDNSIIATGGGAPCFFNNMEVLNRLGTTVFVDIAPLELTERVWEQHGSRPLLAQESKEEIFQAIQAKREQRLPFYNKAQIIINGGVKTPKELAEEIKDALY, from the coding sequence ATGCGTATTTATTTGGTAGGTATGCCAGGAAGTGGGAAATCTACATTAGCAAAAGAATTATCAGAACTCATATCTCTACCATTTTATGATATGGATTCTGAAATTGAAATAAGAGAAGAAGCTCCAATACCAACAATTTTTGAATTGAATGGTGAGGACTACTTTAGAAAAGTAGAACAAAAGGTCGTTCAGGAATTTAAACCGGATAATTCGATTATAGCAACGGGAGGAGGAGCACCTTGTTTTTTCAATAATATGGAAGTGCTAAATCGATTAGGAACTACTGTGTTTGTAGATATAGCACCATTAGAGCTGACAGAGAGAGTTTGGGAACAACATGGTTCTAGACCATTACTCGCTCAAGAATCTAAAGAAGAGATATTTCAAGCAATACAGGCTAAAAGAGAACAACGACTACCGTTCTATAATAAAGCTCAGATAATTATTAATGGTGGAGTTAAAACACCAAAAGAATTAGCAGAAGAGATCAAAGACGCTTTGTATTAA
- a CDS encoding DUF3108 domain-containing protein, which yields MRLNKKNIKLTCASIFIGMGLFGFNSFENPSDTTQNKKLENPPVLENIEFQKGEMLTYIAGYAMFEAGEAVVKLDKHTKNVNDQECYKVDVTGRSIGIFGMTMKIRDLWQSYFNTDTRFPAQFNRDIVEGGYTLVEKLDFDQENGKVESHWYKKDKPEDIKNEHFEMKPNTHDIISGYYYLRTLDYEKMSEGDTIKMNAFWENKAYDFDIVYLGREKCYTKFGRIDSFVMSPIMPENDLFSGTHPIKFWVSNDVNRIPLKIQAELIVGAVNVDLVRYKGLKEKLKKVK from the coding sequence ATGAGACTCAATAAAAAAAATATAAAATTAACTTGTGCTTCAATTTTTATTGGAATGGGCCTTTTTGGGTTCAATTCATTTGAAAACCCTTCTGATACTACTCAAAATAAAAAATTAGAAAACCCTCCTGTTTTAGAAAACATCGAATTTCAAAAAGGAGAAATGCTAACATATATTGCAGGTTATGCTATGTTTGAAGCAGGTGAAGCTGTTGTAAAACTAGACAAACACACAAAAAATGTAAACGACCAGGAATGTTATAAAGTGGATGTTACAGGTAGAAGTATCGGTATTTTCGGTATGACAATGAAAATAAGAGACCTATGGCAAAGTTACTTTAACACAGATACTAGATTTCCTGCTCAGTTTAACAGAGATATTGTTGAAGGTGGATATACACTAGTTGAAAAATTAGATTTCGATCAAGAAAACGGAAAAGTTGAATCTCATTGGTATAAGAAGGATAAACCTGAAGACATCAAAAATGAACATTTTGAGATGAAGCCTAATACTCATGATATTATTTCAGGATATTATTACTTGAGAACTCTTGATTATGAGAAAATGAGTGAAGGAGACACCATCAAAATGAATGCTTTCTGGGAAAATAAGGCTTATGATTTCGACATAGTTTATTTAGGTAGGGAAAAGTGTTATACAAAATTCGGAAGAATTGATTCCTTTGTAATGTCACCAATTATGCCGGAGAATGACCTTTTTTCTGGAACTCACCCTATTAAATTTTGGGTATCTAACGATGTAAATCGTATCCCATTAAAAATTCAGGCCGAACTTATTGTAGGAGCCGTTAATGTTGATCTTGTCCGATATAAAGGACTAAAAGAAAAGCTCAAAAAGGTAAAATAA